A section of the Bradyrhizobium oligotrophicum S58 genome encodes:
- a CDS encoding NAD(P)/FAD-dependent oxidoreductase, with the protein MSETSTSLNDDADAAAAADRIRLNFDLDVDVCIVGAGLAGLTVALCAAREGASVAVLEGRHVGWNASGHMIGTVMPGFDLPLPDLIERIGLEHARALWALSWSGAEFIRAQATEAAMPGIGLSEGALEVSNVDAGDALIRRLQMLHEDFDTEVEGWQVERVRTELKTSRYFHGVYYPKAFQLDGRKYVHALARLARKAGARIFEDTPVVSIDASGVRKRIVTPSARMRASHIVLAGNIHLGAPLQKLSDTLLPVWRYGGVTAPLGERLGEAIAFKGSVGDTDGIDHFRVVDGDRLMWASPETTWDARASGFASALQRRIRTVFPQLGHVEIAETFGGATGQTVHGMPQIGQLRKGLWVASGFGRQGLNTSAMAGQLIAQAMFAGDDRWKLFSPFELVWAGGVSGRVAGHVVNLWVRGRAAAAGTLARHRERVRAQERVREIRIAEARRQAAQRPGSRLPLRPQPSDLTRHPDAGEG; encoded by the coding sequence ATGAGCGAGACTTCCACAAGCTTGAACGACGACGCCGATGCCGCAGCTGCGGCGGACCGGATCCGGCTGAATTTCGATCTCGACGTCGATGTCTGCATCGTCGGGGCGGGATTGGCGGGGCTCACCGTGGCGCTGTGCGCGGCCCGGGAGGGGGCGAGCGTGGCGGTGCTGGAAGGCCGCCATGTCGGATGGAACGCATCCGGCCACATGATCGGCACCGTCATGCCGGGTTTCGATCTGCCGCTGCCTGATCTGATCGAGCGCATCGGGCTGGAACATGCCCGGGCGCTGTGGGCGCTGTCGTGGAGCGGCGCCGAGTTCATCCGCGCCCAGGCCACCGAGGCGGCGATGCCGGGCATCGGGCTCAGCGAAGGCGCGCTCGAAGTCTCCAACGTCGATGCCGGCGATGCGCTGATCCGCCGCCTGCAGATGCTGCACGAGGATTTCGACACCGAGGTCGAGGGCTGGCAGGTCGAGCGCGTACGGACCGAGCTCAAGACCAGCCGCTATTTTCACGGCGTCTATTACCCCAAGGCGTTCCAGCTCGACGGCCGCAAATATGTCCACGCGCTGGCCCGGCTGGCGCGCAAGGCGGGCGCACGGATTTTCGAGGACACGCCGGTGGTCAGCATCGACGCGTCGGGCGTGCGCAAGCGGATCGTGACGCCGTCGGCGCGGATGCGGGCGTCGCACATCGTGCTGGCCGGCAACATCCATCTCGGCGCGCCGCTGCAGAAGTTGTCGGACACGCTGCTGCCGGTGTGGCGCTATGGCGGCGTGACCGCGCCGCTCGGCGAGCGCCTGGGCGAGGCGATCGCCTTCAAGGGATCGGTCGGCGACACCGACGGCATCGACCACTTCCGCGTCGTCGACGGTGACCGCCTGATGTGGGCGAGCCCCGAGACCACCTGGGATGCGCGCGCGAGCGGATTTGCCTCGGCGCTGCAGCGCCGCATCCGCACCGTGTTTCCGCAACTCGGCCATGTCGAGATCGCCGAGACCTTCGGCGGCGCCACTGGGCAGACCGTGCACGGCATGCCGCAGATCGGGCAGCTGCGCAAAGGCCTGTGGGTCGCGAGCGGTTTCGGCCGGCAGGGGCTCAACACTTCGGCCATGGCCGGACAGTTGATCGCGCAGGCGATGTTCGCCGGAGACGATCGCTGGAAGCTGTTCTCGCCGTTCGAACTGGTCTGGGCCGGCGGCGTCAGCGGCCGGGTCGCCGGCCACGTCGTCAATCTCTGGGTCCGGGGCCGCGCTGCGGCCGCCGGTACACTGGCACGGCATCGCGAGCGCGTGCGGGCGCAGGAACGCGTCCGCGAGATCAGGATCGCCGAGGCCCGCCGCCAGGCGGCGCAGCGTCCCGGCTCGCGCCTGCCGCTGCGGCCGCAGCCGTCCGACCTGACCCGCCATCCCGATGCCGGGGAGGGCTGA
- a CDS encoding flagellar hook-basal body complex protein produces the protein MGIFDAMNTSVSGLSAQSFALQNISGNIANASTTGYKGIGTSFEDLIPNATNPTRQNAGGVTAFAKATITTQGTVSTSSVATNMAINGDGFFNVQKASSVVDNVPVFTGVTDYTRRGDFQLNANGNLINGAGYYLMGVAVDAKTGNATGNVPTVLQFANNFVPAQATTAIQYAANLPTQPKTAASGNAATGSLVAAGGLNSADLSNVPLPVGTNFYSDKTVTGTTAQNKVPAQITTSTLLSGASGDSISSNFTAGDTITLTGSAGDVVTFSFVASGASGTQINVGDSVGTLLAKIGAVTGVQPTITAGQITLHSGSGEDWTLSSASSGFTALGLTSPVALTRNSAAGTGIVIGNDLTNFNNETISGGAVTTYNAAGTPVNVQLRWGKTDSATLGTGHKDTWNLFYQTNSTATGSTVAWQNVGTNFVFASDGSLVSPTSSNISIPSVVVDGTSLGTVSLNISSGALTQFASTIGSATINQISQNGFAAGQLQSVAVNNSGIVTGTFSNGQTINLAQVTLSHFNGTNYLKALDGGAYEATDQSGQAIIGATGKISGGSLEGSNTDIADEFTKLIVTQQAYSANTKVITTANSMVQDLLNVLR, from the coding sequence ATGGGTATCTTCGACGCGATGAACACGTCCGTGAGCGGGCTCTCGGCTCAGTCGTTCGCGCTGCAGAACATTTCGGGTAACATCGCGAATGCATCGACCACCGGCTACAAGGGCATCGGCACCAGCTTCGAAGACCTGATCCCCAACGCGACCAACCCGACCCGCCAGAATGCCGGCGGCGTCACCGCCTTCGCCAAGGCCACCATCACCACCCAGGGCACCGTCTCGACGTCATCGGTCGCCACCAACATGGCGATCAACGGCGACGGCTTCTTCAACGTGCAGAAGGCCTCCTCGGTGGTCGACAACGTGCCGGTGTTCACCGGCGTCACCGACTACACCCGCCGCGGCGACTTCCAGCTCAATGCCAACGGCAACCTGATCAACGGTGCCGGCTATTACCTGATGGGCGTCGCCGTCGACGCCAAGACCGGCAACGCCACCGGCAACGTGCCGACGGTGCTGCAGTTCGCCAACAACTTCGTGCCGGCGCAGGCGACCACCGCGATCCAGTACGCCGCCAACCTGCCGACGCAGCCGAAGACCGCCGCGAGCGGCAACGCGGCGACCGGCTCGCTGGTCGCGGCCGGCGGCCTCAACTCGGCCGACCTCTCCAACGTGCCGCTGCCGGTGGGCACCAATTTCTACTCCGACAAAACCGTGACCGGCACCACGGCTCAGAACAAGGTCCCGGCGCAGATCACGACCTCGACATTGTTGAGCGGAGCCAGCGGCGACTCGATCTCGAGCAATTTCACGGCCGGCGACACCATCACTCTGACCGGCAGCGCCGGCGACGTCGTCACCTTCAGCTTCGTCGCCTCCGGTGCGTCGGGCACCCAGATCAACGTCGGCGACTCCGTCGGCACGCTGCTCGCCAAGATCGGCGCCGTGACCGGCGTGCAGCCGACCATCACGGCCGGCCAGATCACGCTGCATTCCGGCAGCGGCGAGGACTGGACCCTGAGCAGTGCGTCCTCGGGCTTCACCGCGCTCGGCCTCACCTCGCCGGTGGCGCTGACCCGCAACTCCGCGGCGGGCACGGGGATCGTGATCGGCAACGACCTGACCAATTTCAACAACGAGACCATCTCCGGCGGCGCGGTCACCACCTACAACGCGGCGGGCACGCCCGTGAACGTGCAGCTGCGCTGGGGCAAGACCGACAGCGCGACGCTCGGCACCGGCCACAAGGACACCTGGAACCTGTTCTACCAGACCAACTCGACCGCCACCGGCTCGACGGTGGCGTGGCAGAACGTCGGCACCAATTTCGTGTTCGCCTCGGACGGCTCGCTGGTCTCGCCGACCTCCTCCAACATCTCCATTCCCAGCGTGGTCGTCGACGGCACCTCGCTGGGAACGGTCAGCCTCAACATCTCCTCGGGCGCGCTGACGCAATTTGCGAGCACGATCGGGTCGGCCACGATCAACCAGATCTCGCAGAACGGCTTCGCCGCCGGTCAGCTGCAGTCGGTCGCCGTCAACAACAGCGGCATCGTCACCGGCACCTTCTCGAACGGCCAGACCATCAATCTGGCCCAGGTCACGCTGTCGCACTTCAACGGCACCAACTACCTGAAGGCGCTGGACGGCGGCGCCTATGAGGCGACCGACCAGTCCGGCCAGGCCATCATCGGTGCGACCGGCAAGATCTCGGGCGGCTCGCTGGAAGGCTCGAACACGGACATCGCCGACGAGTTCACCAAGCTGATCGTGACCCAGCAGGCCTATTCGGCCAACACCAAGGTGATCACGACGGCCAATTCGATGGTGCAGGATCTTCTGAACGTGCTGCGCTGA
- the msrB gene encoding peptide-methionine (R)-S-oxide reductase MsrB — protein MIDRRLMFTTAAGLFGFAALRWLGGSEPARAAEKFEIEKTEAEWRAQLTPEQYEILRQEGTERPWTSPLLKEHRKGTFACAGCDLPLFSSDTKFDSGTGWPSFFKPLDNAVATRQDKTYGMVRTEAHCRRCGGHLGHVFDDGPKPTGLRYCMDGLSLAFHPANPSST, from the coding sequence ATGATCGACCGCCGCCTGATGTTCACGACCGCCGCCGGACTGTTCGGCTTCGCTGCTTTGCGCTGGCTCGGCGGTTCGGAACCGGCCCGTGCCGCGGAGAAGTTCGAGATCGAGAAGACCGAGGCCGAGTGGCGCGCCCAGTTGACGCCTGAGCAGTACGAGATCCTGCGCCAGGAGGGCACCGAGCGGCCCTGGACCAGCCCGCTGCTCAAGGAGCACCGCAAGGGCACCTTCGCCTGCGCCGGCTGCGACCTGCCGCTGTTTTCTTCCGACACCAAGTTCGACAGCGGCACCGGCTGGCCGAGCTTCTTCAAGCCGCTCGACAACGCGGTCGCCACCCGCCAGGACAAGACCTACGGCATGGTCCGCACCGAGGCGCATTGCCGCCGCTGCGGCGGCCATCTCGGCCACGTCTTCGACGACGGCCCGAAGCCGACCGGCCTGCGCTACTGCATGGACGGCCTGTCGCTGGCGTTCCATCCGGCCAATCCGTCGTCGACGTGA
- the flgK gene encoding flagellar hook-associated protein FlgK — protein sequence MGLSSALATAMSGLRSTQAALSIISSNVANANTPGYVAQNPNQIEIASGGFGATVTTTGVNRQLDLFVQNQLRTETSGGTYANQMANILSQLQTVYGTPGGSGTLETALNNFTTALQSLSNNPSNQSAQSVALSAAQGVALQLNATTKGIQTLRSNVEQDIGNSVTQANAAIQQIATLNTQLQGLNSSDPLAATLQDQRDNAINTLAKYVDIRVVSDPTNGTSVFTNSGVQLVGAGLSSEFTFSSPGTLDATSQYNSNPTKNGVGQLNIKLSNGVSLDVVANNLLNSGQIAADLKLRDQTLVQAQTQVDQLAATMASALSDKTTAGTAVTGPPAGFDVSTSGLLAGNTINLTYTDSSNVQRQVKIVNVNDPAALPLQNATGANPSYVGVDFSLGMASVVSQLNSALGSAHLQFANPSGTTLRITDDGTSQATVKAASATTTVQTLASGNAQLPVFTDGGAIYTGAITSTGSQMTGLAGRLNVNPALLNDATKLSTYSTSPQTAAGDSTRPDFLFAQLTSATFSYSPTTGLGSAAQPFQGTVSGYLQQFVSQQGSASTLATQLSQGQAVVVSTLKEKFQGTAGVNMDSEMSNLIQVQNTYAANAHIMSVVQSMMQSLLQAF from the coding sequence ATGGGTTTGAGTTCAGCCCTCGCCACCGCGATGTCCGGCCTGCGTTCGACGCAGGCCGCGCTCTCGATCATCTCGTCGAACGTCGCCAACGCGAACACGCCCGGCTACGTCGCACAGAACCCGAACCAGATCGAGATCGCCAGCGGCGGCTTCGGCGCGACGGTGACGACGACCGGCGTCAACCGTCAGCTCGATTTGTTCGTCCAGAACCAGCTCCGCACCGAGACCTCGGGCGGGACCTACGCCAATCAGATGGCCAACATCCTGAGCCAGCTGCAGACCGTGTACGGCACGCCCGGCGGCAGCGGCACGCTCGAGACGGCGCTCAACAATTTCACGACTGCGCTGCAGTCGCTGTCGAACAATCCGAGCAACCAGTCGGCGCAGTCGGTGGCATTGTCGGCGGCGCAGGGCGTGGCGCTGCAGCTCAATGCGACCACCAAGGGCATCCAGACCCTGCGCAGCAATGTCGAGCAGGACATCGGCAACTCGGTCACGCAGGCCAACGCGGCGATCCAGCAGATCGCCACCCTCAATACGCAGCTGCAGGGCCTCAACAGCTCGGACCCGCTGGCGGCGACCCTGCAGGACCAGCGCGACAACGCGATCAACACGCTCGCCAAATATGTCGACATCCGCGTCGTGTCGGACCCGACCAACGGCACGAGCGTGTTCACCAATTCGGGCGTCCAGCTGGTCGGCGCGGGGCTCAGCTCCGAGTTCACCTTCTCGTCGCCCGGGACGCTCGACGCCACCTCGCAATACAACAGCAATCCCACTAAGAACGGCGTCGGGCAGCTCAACATCAAGCTGTCCAACGGCGTGTCGCTCGACGTCGTCGCCAACAATCTGCTGAACTCGGGCCAGATCGCGGCCGACCTCAAGCTGCGCGACCAGACGCTGGTGCAGGCGCAGACCCAGGTCGACCAGCTCGCGGCGACGATGGCCTCGGCGCTGTCCGACAAGACCACGGCGGGCACCGCGGTGACGGGTCCGCCGGCGGGCTTCGACGTCTCGACATCAGGGCTTCTGGCGGGCAACACCATCAATCTGACCTACACGGATTCGAGCAACGTCCAGCGCCAGGTCAAGATCGTCAACGTCAACGATCCCGCGGCGCTGCCGCTGCAGAACGCGACCGGTGCCAACCCGTCCTATGTCGGTGTCGACTTCTCGCTCGGCATGGCCTCGGTGGTGTCGCAGCTCAACAGCGCGCTCGGGTCAGCGCATCTGCAGTTTGCCAATCCGTCCGGCACGACGCTGCGCATCACCGATGACGGCACCAGCCAGGCGACCGTCAAGGCCGCCTCGGCCACCACCACGGTGCAGACGCTCGCCAGCGGCAATGCGCAACTGCCCGTGTTCACCGACGGCGGCGCGATCTACACCGGCGCGATCACCTCGACCGGCTCGCAGATGACCGGGCTCGCCGGGCGGCTCAACGTCAATCCGGCGCTGCTGAACGACGCGACCAAGCTGTCGACCTATTCGACCTCGCCGCAGACCGCGGCCGGCGACTCCACACGGCCGGACTTCCTGTTCGCGCAGCTGACTTCGGCGACCTTCAGCTACTCGCCGACCACCGGCCTCGGCTCGGCGGCGCAGCCGTTCCAGGGTACCGTGTCCGGCTATCTGCAGCAGTTCGTCAGCCAGCAGGGCAGTGCGTCGACGCTCGCGACCCAGCTCAGCCAGGGGCAGGCCGTCGTGGTCAGCACGCTGAAGGAAAAGTTCCAGGGCACGGCGGGGGTCAACATGGACAGCGAGATGTCCAACCTGATCCAGGTCCAGAACACCTATGCGGCCAACGCCCATATCATGTCGGTCGTGCAAAGCATGATGCAGAGCCTGCTCCAGGCGTTTTAG